The candidate division WOR-3 bacterium genome includes the window GATTTGTCGAATTGAAAACCCATAATTTTTTTTTCATGCCTTCTTCAAGAAGAGATTCGTAAGAGCCGTTGAGCTTTGTGTCCTCGGCTTGAGAAGGGTTGGAAACAATCAACGTTTTTTTGCTGAAATGGTTTCCGAGTACGGACGCGAATTGGATCGCTTCTTGAAAATCTTTGTCCCACAATTCAGCCCTTTTGGATAAAACAGCCCTGAGGTCGCCTTCAAGAGTTGAATAATGATCTCTGTAATTTTCTTTGGATTCCTGTATTAAAAGACAGATTTGTTCGGATATAAGCGGATTTCCTGACGAAATGGCGGTTATTTTGTTTAAATCGTCTATTGTAATGTCTTCGCCAAGAAACGAAGTGATGAATTCCTCCTGCGCTTGAAGGGAAGTTTTTGTCAATTCAATTTCCATAAATGGAACGTCTTTATCCAAAACGAGCTGGGGTTTCGCCGGTTTATTCTGTGCGGTGGCAATTATGAGCAGTTGGCGGTTTGATATTTCTCTCGTCAGTATTTGTATCGCTTTTACCGAGTCTTCATCTAGGTATTGTATGTCTTCGAAGACAAGTATCAAGGGATTCTGAAAAGCCAGGGATAAAACGAAATTCTTAATCGCGAATAGCGTGTTTTCAAACCTGCTGGTTTGATCGAGACTGTCGTATATTGAATTTTCCCATTCAAGGCCCAACAGCGCGGCTATAATCGTAGGCGTCCGAATCAGCTCTTCGTTGAGAGCGATATTGCTTTCTGAAGTGTTTGCCTGGCATTTTTTCAAAAAATTTTCGTATTTTTTTATGAATACGTCTTTTTTATCGTGAACGGTCTCTTCTTTGAAAAAAAATTCGTTGAAAAAATCTTTGAAAGGTTTAAATGATTCTCTGAAAGCCGTGTTGGGGTGGAGAAAACAGGTCATGCCTTTTAATCTTTTTGCCAGTTCACCGGCGAAAAATGATTTTCCGCTTCCCTGTTCTCCGTAAATGTATATGATCCCGGGAAACCTTTTCTCGAGAAAAGGTTTTGAAAAATGAAGGCATTTTTCGCCTAAGACTATTCTTTCTTTGAAAAGGCTTTTGACCGGTTCTACGATTTTTTTAGGCAGGACTTTCAGGATTTTTATCTCTACGCTGGAGCCTCTTTCAATTATTGAAGAATGAGGCTGAATTTTGTGAAGGGTTTTCAACTCTTCACCGATATTTTCTGTAACCAAAATTCCCTTTTCGGCGGTCTGGGAAAGCAGAAAATCGGTTGTATTCAGGGAATTTCCCACTTCGACGCAGTCATAATAAGAAGGTGATTCAACGGGACCTATAAATGACATTCCCCGGGTGATAATCGAACGCGTGGAAATCTTAAATTCTTCTTCAGAAAATTTTATCTGTTTCAAAATATCTTCCAATTTGCTTTCATCATCCTTGTGCAGGCACATATAGACATGAGGGTTTGCCCTGTAATGTATCAACCCGAGATAAAGGATTGGATCAACAGAAATATTTTCCGTGATAAAGCTTAAAAAATCGTGAAATTCATCTTCCGTTTGAAACACTCTTTCGTCGAAGGACAGGACTATTGTCGTCAAATCGGCGAGTTCCTTTTTATTCGAACATCTAAAAGTCTTTTGGAAAATGTTTGTTTCTATCTCGTCAATAGGTTCGGTTTTGGTCGTCGAACTGTGTTCAAAATTTAATTTTGTCGACTCTGTAAAAAACAGGTTGTTTTGCTTTGTAAAAGAAGATTTTATGTTTTCAGAAACGATCAGGTTCTCCGTTTTTTCATCTATTGTAATCCTGTTTAACGGACCTGAACTTATGGAAAGATAAGCTTTTGTAAAAGCTTCTCCCATGAAATAAAACTGTTTTTCCCTCTTACCGTATATTCCCCAGTTTGTATTCCCAGTTCCTATGCCAATTTTACAGAAAACAAAAAACTCTCCATAAGAAGTTTTAATCTTTGAATTCGCCTTCATTTTTTTGAGTATTTCTATTCCTGCCAAAATCGAAGTTTCGGCCTTGTTTTCACCTTTTTCTTCAAGGAAAACGGCAAAAAGCATGTCGCCGAAAAATTTGTATACAAACCCGCCATGCGAATATATTGTTTGAATTATTGGGGACAGCAGAAGGTTCAAAGTGATTTTAAATTCGTCGTATCCTTCGGCTGATTTATCTTTCGTTTTTTCCAAAATTGAGTTTAAGGATGAAAAATGAACTATTACAACGGTTGATTGTATGGAACCATGAGGTTGGGAAACAAGATATTTTTCGAGAATAAATGAAGGTACGTTTTTATCCATAATTTCCGTTTCTCAACGATATATTTAATCGCCGAATATAAAAAGCTCATTACAATTTTAGCACCTCTGAAAAATAAGTAAATATCAGAAATTCAGACCCGTCAATCAAACTGAAGGGATTATTTCAAATTTGCATGAATCGTCCCCGTACAAAAGAGATTTTATGACTTCGGCTTTGACGGGTTTTTCGAGTATGCCTTCCCATATTCCTGCGTACCATCCCGCACTGCAGCTGCAGAAGGGTTTTGGAAAAGGAACTTTACCGGATCTGGCGAGAGGGCAAAAACATGCAGCCATTATCTTCTCTTTTAGAGTTTTCGCCGCCGCCCATGACTCCGGATCTCTTGGTTTTCTCTTTTCCTTTATGACTCCGTCCTCATAAATAGTAAACGCGAATTTATCTGGATAATCCTGCATGCGGGTTATCACATCTTCAATTTTACCTCTTTTTTTATACTCTTGTCTCAATTCGAGTATGATTTCGTCTCCGAATTCATCGGTAAATACGCAGGAACAAGAGGACATTATTTTTTTCCTGACCGAGATGTCCGGAATAAATTCGGACATTCTGTTCAAGGCGCACTCAATCCATTTTGCGCGCTCTTCTTCGTTGCTCGAAAGCAAAGATTCGTTTCCAAGCATTACTTTTTCGGTAATTATTTCGTTTGAAAAGGTTTTAAGGTTTCTTTTCCATTTTTCGATTTTCTCTTCAAACCATGTCATAATGACCTCTTTGTTTTATTATTACTAGTAATACCCCATCCAGGATGAAAAAGCCGAGTGGTTTTTTCGTAATTTTATAATATCATTAGATAATCAATTTCCGGGAGGCGACATGAGATTTTTTACCGTCTTTCTCATTGTGCTTTGGGCGGGAACTCTTTTTTCCCAGGAGTTTATCGTGGACCACAATTTTGTTCACCCTGAAAGCATACCTCAGAATTGGATAGATTCGGTTAAGGTTAAATGCAAGTGGCATTACGCGCACACATCTCACGGAGGTCAGCTGACGATTGGTCTCAATGACTACGAAACTCAAAACCCATTTTTCGGCGTGTCCATAGGTTCGTGCAATTTACCTAACACAGCTGGATCTTTCTGCATACACGACGGGCAAGTAAGCCAGACATACATAACGCCGGAGCTATACTGGCAGTCATCAACGGGGATGAATCTGACGAGAGCTGTATTGAACGCGAACTCTTCGCTTAACTTTTCCGCCTGGGCCTGGTGTTGTCAAGTCGACGGATACAATCAAACTCAAATTCAGGAGTACCTCGATTCGATAAGCTTACTTGAATCAGAATTTCCGGACGTCACTTTCATCTACATGACCGGTAACGCGCAGGCCGAAGGTTCGAGCGGATACAACAGACACCAGAGAAACAATCAGATAAGACAGTATTGCATTGACAACGATAAAGTCCTGTTCGATTTTGCCGACCTGGACTGTTGGTGGTTCAACGACACCACCGGTCATTGGGAGCAAAACACTTACTTCTACAACGCCGAAAGTATTCCCGTAGAACATCAAGCTTTCAACGGAAACTACGGCGGTCATACTACATATCTGAGTTGCCAGCAGAAAGCCTATGCGGTTTGGTTTATGTTTGCCGTTTTGAGCGGCTGGGACCCCAGCAGTCCTGTTGAGGAGCACTTTGGAGATAACCCAAGCATAAGCCAATGCCGTGTCTTCCCAAATCCTTTTTCTGCCGAAGCTCAAATCTGTTTTGCTTTGAAAGAGAGCGAATTCGTTGAAATACTCATCTACAACCTTCTTGGGCAGAAGGTAAAATCGTTGGTTTCCGGAAGACTTGAAAGCGGCGAGCACAGATTTGTCTGGAATGGAAAAACAGAGGGTTTGGAATTTGTCGAAAGCGGTGTTTATTTTTACAGAATAAATATAGGAGGAATAGAACAATCTAAGGGCGAGATAATCTACATAAAATAACATCTTTTTATGTAAATCACCCTGGAAAGAGATTTCAGATGTTAAATCATCTGATTATCCAAAGAACACACAACTGAATAATTTCTTCAGAGGATGCTATTTCTGCATGAAGTCAGAATGTGTAAGTGCCATGAAGATGACTTGAAACTCATTCCCTGGGATATGCTCGATTGTGACGTTTTGTTTTTTTGCCGATGTTGTCTATGAAATGCCCCCGACAGCTTACAATCCGGCTTTATTTACGTTCTTTGAGAATTTGTTCTGTAGCCTCTTCCGTGGCAGCTGAATAATTTTGGAAGGACATGGAATAACTCGCCCTTCCGCTTGTCTGGTTTCTCAAAACGGTGCTGAATCCGAAAAGTTCTGAAAGAGGGGCTTCGCTAGAGACGGTGTTGAGATTTCCCTGGATTTCTATGCCGGTCACTTTACCTCTTTTAGAGCCGATAAGACCGGCAATCGCTCCGACATATTCTTCCGGAGAGTTTATTTCAAGCGACATGATAGGCTCGAGAAGGATTGGCGAACACTTTTTAAATGCACTTTTAAAACAATCCCTCCCTGCTACTTTAAACGCCAGATCAGATGAATCGACAGGGTGAAAAGAACCGTCTATCAACTCTACCATAACGTCGACAATCGGGTATCCAGCCAAAATTCCTTTTTGAAGAGCTTCTATGACGCCTTTTTCGACCGATGGTATGAATTCTTTGGGTATTCTTCCTTCTTTAATTTTGTTTAGAAATTCAAAACCATGTCCAGCTCCGGCTGGCGAAACTATCATTTTCACGTGTGCGTACTGCCCTTTTCCGCCCGTCTGTTTTGAATATTTCAACTCTTCCTGGATTGATTGCAGAATCGTCTCCCTGTATGCTACCTTCGGTTCACCTGTCTCGATTTGCAGCCCGAATTCTCTTTTTAGCCTGTCGATCAGTATTTCAAGGTGAAGTTCACCCATTCCTGATACCACGATATCTTTAGTCTCCTCTTCTGTCCTGAAAAGAAACGAAGGGTCTTCCTCGGAGAGTTTAGTCAATGATTTACCCAGAGGCTGGGATTGATCTTTTTGGGAGGTTTTTATCGAAACAGACATTACTGGCGCCGGAAATTCTATGGACTCAAAGAGTATGGGATTTTCCAGATCGGTCAAACTGTCGCCGGTAAAGGTATGGGTCAAACCGACTCCTGCGGCTATGTCTCCTGCGTAAAGACATTCTACATTTTCCCTTTGGTTGGCGTGCATCTGGAGAATTCTGCTCAACCTTTCTTTTCTTTTTCTTGAGGCGTTGTAAATGTAGGATCCAGCCTTTACGGAACCGGAATAAACCCTGAAATAGACGAGTTTTCCCACGTGCTTATCGGTCTGAATCTTGAAAGCTAGTGCAGAAAACGGGTCGTCATCGGAGTTGTTTCTGAAAGACTGTGCGCCAGTTTCGTCCTTGCCGCTTAAAGGGGGCATATCTTGGGGCGAGGGTAGAAACATGTTTACGGCGTCGAGAAGTTTTCTCACGCCTTTGTTTTTAAAAGCTGATCCGCAGAGGACTGGAACTATTCGATTATTTATCGTCGCTTTGCGAACAGCCCCTATTATTTCGTTTTTTGTCAGAGAATTTTCGTCGTTGAAATATTTACCCATGAGTTCTTCGTCGTCTTCAATAGCCTTTTCTATGAGTATTTCCCTCTGCTTTATAGCTTGTTCCTGGAGGTTTGAGGGTATTTTCTCGACCTCGTATCTTTTGGCGTCATTATCGTCAGTGTAATAGTACGCTTTCATTTCAAGAAGGTCGACAATTCCTGTAAAATCTGATTCCGCCCCCACGGGTATCTGAAGGGGCAAGACATTTGCCTGAAGCTGGTCTTCAATTTCTCTGACAACTTTAAAAAAATTAGCCCCTATTCTGTCCATTTTGTTTATAAAAGCAAGCTTTGGGACGTTGTGTTTTTGCGATTGATGCCAAACAGCTTCGGATTGAGGCTCTACTCCGCCCACGGCGCAGAAAACTGCTATCGCGCCGTCTAAAACCCTTAAACTTCTCTCGACTTCAACCGTGAAATCGACGTGTCCGGGAGTGTCGATAATGTTTATCCAATGACCTTCCCAATGGCAGTGTGTGGAGGCTGATGTAATGGTAATACCTCTCTCCTGTTCTTGTTCCATCCAATCCATTTGGGCTTCTCCGTCATGAACCTCGCCCATCTTGTGAGATTTACCCGTATAAAAAAGTATTCGTTCGGTCAGGGTTGTTTTTCCTGCGTCGATATGCGCCATTATTCCAATATTTCTAACTTTATCGAGTTTAGTGATTTCCTGCATAATATTTCACCTTTCTGTCTGCGTTTTTTTTAATGTTCTTGAGAAAAAACATCCGGAAATAAGTATCTTTTTTTAGCATAGAAAGCGTTTGTTTTCAAGTCCCGTGAATTGTCTTTTAGGTTTTTGTAAAAATATATCTTGAAACTTGTAAATTCCGGCTCTGGAATATATAGTTTGTTGCCGGCTTAAAAGGAATTTAAAAACCAGGACAAGGTTTGAAATCCGGAGCTTGTTGCGCTGAAAAAGGTATAAAAATATGAGAAATCTCATACCCCAATTTATTGTTGAAAAAAGCATTAAAGGCGTTATTAGGGGTACATTCACTGCCGTGGTTGTTTTCATGGATATCAAAGGATTCACCACGATCACAGAAGAGCTTATGGAAAAGGGAAAGGATGGGGCTGAAACCCTTTCAATCCTTCTCGAAGCTATTTTCAGCCCAGTGACAAGGCTTATTTACGAATACGAAGGCTTTATAACAGGTTTTGCGGGGGACAGCATAAGTGCCGTTTTCCCTGTTGACAGGTGCCAAGTCTGGCATGCCTTGGGTTGCGTTCAAAAGATAAAAAATTTTGTGTCAAAATCAGAAAACGATAATCCCGAAGAAAAAAACATTTCCTTGAAAATAGGAGTTTCTCTGGGGTCTGTAGAATGGGGAACAATAGGGCACAAAAG containing:
- the fusA gene encoding elongation factor G, with amino-acid sequence MQEITKLDKVRNIGIMAHIDAGKTTLTERILFYTGKSHKMGEVHDGEAQMDWMEQEQERGITITSASTHCHWEGHWINIIDTPGHVDFTVEVERSLRVLDGAIAVFCAVGGVEPQSEAVWHQSQKHNVPKLAFINKMDRIGANFFKVVREIEDQLQANVLPLQIPVGAESDFTGIVDLLEMKAYYYTDDNDAKRYEVEKIPSNLQEQAIKQREILIEKAIEDDEELMGKYFNDENSLTKNEIIGAVRKATINNRIVPVLCGSAFKNKGVRKLLDAVNMFLPSPQDMPPLSGKDETGAQSFRNNSDDDPFSALAFKIQTDKHVGKLVYFRVYSGSVKAGSYIYNASRKRKERLSRILQMHANQRENVECLYAGDIAAGVGLTHTFTGDSLTDLENPILFESIEFPAPVMSVSIKTSQKDQSQPLGKSLTKLSEEDPSFLFRTEEETKDIVVSGMGELHLEILIDRLKREFGLQIETGEPKVAYRETILQSIQEELKYSKQTGGKGQYAHVKMIVSPAGAGHGFEFLNKIKEGRIPKEFIPSVEKGVIEALQKGILAGYPIVDVMVELIDGSFHPVDSSDLAFKVAGRDCFKSAFKKCSPILLEPIMSLEINSPEEYVGAIAGLIGSKRGKVTGIEIQGNLNTVSSEAPLSELFGFSTVLRNQTSGRASYSMSFQNYSAATEEATEQILKERK
- a CDS encoding T9SS type A sorting domain-containing protein, with translation MRFFTVFLIVLWAGTLFSQEFIVDHNFVHPESIPQNWIDSVKVKCKWHYAHTSHGGQLTIGLNDYETQNPFFGVSIGSCNLPNTAGSFCIHDGQVSQTYITPELYWQSSTGMNLTRAVLNANSSLNFSAWAWCCQVDGYNQTQIQEYLDSISLLESEFPDVTFIYMTGNAQAEGSSGYNRHQRNNQIRQYCIDNDKVLFDFADLDCWWFNDTTGHWEQNTYFYNAESIPVEHQAFNGNYGGHTTYLSCQQKAYAVWFMFAVLSGWDPSSPVEEHFGDNPSISQCRVFPNPFSAEAQICFALKESEFVEILIYNLLGQKVKSLVSGRLESGEHRFVWNGKTEGLEFVESGVYFYRINIGGIEQSKGEIIYIK
- a CDS encoding AAA family ATPase is translated as MDKNVPSFILEKYLVSQPHGSIQSTVVIVHFSSLNSILEKTKDKSAEGYDEFKITLNLLLSPIIQTIYSHGGFVYKFFGDMLFAVFLEEKGENKAETSILAGIEILKKMKANSKIKTSYGEFFVFCKIGIGTGNTNWGIYGKREKQFYFMGEAFTKAYLSISSGPLNRITIDEKTENLIVSENIKSSFTKQNNLFFTESTKLNFEHSSTTKTEPIDEIETNIFQKTFRCSNKKELADLTTIVLSFDERVFQTEDEFHDFLSFITENISVDPILYLGLIHYRANPHVYMCLHKDDESKLEDILKQIKFSEEEFKISTRSIITRGMSFIGPVESPSYYDCVEVGNSLNTTDFLLSQTAEKGILVTENIGEELKTLHKIQPHSSIIERGSSVEIKILKVLPKKIVEPVKSLFKERIVLGEKCLHFSKPFLEKRFPGIIYIYGEQGSGKSFFAGELAKRLKGMTCFLHPNTAFRESFKPFKDFFNEFFFKEETVHDKKDVFIKKYENFLKKCQANTSESNIALNEELIRTPTIIAALLGLEWENSIYDSLDQTSRFENTLFAIKNFVLSLAFQNPLILVFEDIQYLDEDSVKAIQILTREISNRQLLIIATAQNKPAKPQLVLDKDVPFMEIELTKTSLQAQEEFITSFLGEDITIDDLNKITAISSGNPLISEQICLLIQESKENYRDHYSTLEGDLRAVLSKRAELWDKDFQEAIQFASVLGNHFSKKTLIVSNPSQAEDTKLNGSYESLLEEGMKKKLWVFNSTNHVYFRNENSRVCILQNIPNEKLTQLHRESAKVLEMLYGKDKTRFSEIAQHYLAGDEKSWAVKYFTDAAQWSYYNYRVHEACDLLFKAYEIEDDPENKNQIALNIMFYEKDIKDFPLNEEIYNRAKIYFISLEDKSSYVKLLLYRAISLFKRGEPAKSLQTLEMAKDVSEENGQKELLSEILKQKAFLLVEMRNYDAALKTLENLEEKAINGEKDYIGHIHACRGKIFLNRGELEKSLQSLENSRSVFEENKNFVDMASVLNDLAKVCFRQGKVGKGLEYSIQALNTAKEIGSYNLMVVNLHNIGGVFMKARDFNKAEKFLEQAQKLSRELKNLKLEAYILDKLGDIERVRGYTTQAMNYYERALKNRIETEDFEATGRSFKFIGDVHANQNDFKKARENYLKSMSYFKKTGDKKSLASSLESYGSNEFKIDKKNKFKTLKCLEHAWNIYEELEDYDRLNNLEKLLNNITWEGIDI